From Aristaeella lactis, the proteins below share one genomic window:
- a CDS encoding L,D-transpeptidase gives MNKYLKKLLSLLLVFLLLFPAFCLAEDYEDYGDFGEEIEEWEDIVEPGDTLLATDVSYHTPNEHSEVKCDHELCFWNLEMGRMDEESIWKVLTQPVTVLSGKQREQVRILARPEEKCTDYVGVVTCASQGVHVLRQEGDWTLIEAYSSSEEGSAVKVFAEQFQGWVKTSRLKEEQVDQHYGLVIDKLQQRLYVFKEGKLFTTMLCSTGFAKNKANLFHETPAGEFLMVSWVGGFQAETLWCAYGMRINSGILIHEVPSRQETNKAGETYTSYARCERYLGEKASHGCIRVQRQLTPEGVNAKWLWDNLSRKPYTKVIIWDDMDRELGYPDDSLLLYYNPKGGTNYHSQPTCSLVKDKYEPMTAFTYGELDTKPYNKLEPCPGCAPMPRKTKIDELNAKSRKRQ, from the coding sequence ATGAATAAGTATCTGAAAAAACTCCTTTCCCTTCTCCTGGTATTCCTCCTTCTCTTCCCTGCGTTCTGCCTTGCGGAAGATTATGAGGACTACGGGGATTTCGGAGAGGAAATCGAAGAATGGGAAGACATTGTTGAACCGGGGGACACCCTCCTGGCTACCGACGTGTCCTATCATACCCCCAATGAGCACAGCGAGGTCAAATGCGACCACGAGCTGTGTTTCTGGAACCTGGAGATGGGCCGTATGGACGAGGAGTCCATCTGGAAGGTCCTGACCCAGCCGGTTACCGTCCTCAGCGGAAAACAGCGTGAACAGGTGCGGATCCTCGCCAGGCCGGAAGAGAAATGCACCGATTACGTCGGTGTTGTCACCTGCGCCAGCCAGGGCGTCCATGTGCTCCGGCAGGAAGGAGACTGGACCCTGATCGAAGCCTACTCCTCCTCTGAGGAAGGCTCCGCTGTCAAGGTTTTCGCTGAACAGTTCCAGGGCTGGGTGAAAACAAGCCGGCTGAAAGAAGAGCAGGTGGACCAGCACTACGGCCTGGTCATCGACAAGCTCCAGCAGCGGCTCTATGTTTTCAAGGAAGGTAAGCTCTTTACCACCATGCTGTGCTCCACCGGTTTCGCGAAAAACAAGGCCAACCTCTTCCATGAGACTCCCGCCGGTGAATTCCTCATGGTCAGCTGGGTCGGCGGTTTCCAGGCAGAAACCCTTTGGTGCGCCTACGGTATGCGGATCAACAGCGGCATCCTGATCCATGAAGTTCCCAGCCGTCAGGAAACCAACAAGGCCGGTGAAACCTATACATCCTATGCCCGCTGCGAACGGTACCTGGGCGAAAAAGCCAGCCACGGCTGCATCCGTGTCCAGCGCCAGCTGACCCCGGAAGGCGTCAATGCCAAATGGCTCTGGGACAATCTTTCCCGCAAGCCCTATACCAAGGTCATCATCTGGGATGACATGGACCGGGAACTGGGTTATCCGGACGACAGCCTCCTGCTGTACTATAACCCCAAGGGCGGAACGAATTATCATTCCCAGCCCACCTGTTCCCTGGTCAAGGACAAATATGAACCCATGACTGCCTTTACATACGGCGAGCTGGACACCAAGCCCTATAACAAACTGGAACCCTGTCCCGGCTGCGCGCCGATGCCCAGGAAAACCAAAATCGATGAACTCAACGCAAAGAGCCGGAAGCGTCAGTAA
- the pth gene encoding aminoacyl-tRNA hydrolase, translating into MVKNTLLIVGLGNPGEKYAHTRHNAGFEVMSRLEEYYGVKLRKRLLLQGMTAEVTDGETKVVLCEPLTFMNRSGDCVKKLLNRFKVPQENMIVIYDDIDLPPGKVRVRKNGGPGTHNGMRSIAGQLGKTDFPRIRVGTGDRPAGEDLAAWVLGHWKPEDKEIMEAAFNKAAECARLWVKEGIDKAMQMGNKG; encoded by the coding sequence ATGGTAAAGAACACATTACTGATCGTCGGCCTGGGGAATCCCGGGGAAAAGTATGCCCATACCCGCCATAACGCGGGTTTTGAGGTCATGAGCCGGCTGGAGGAATACTATGGTGTGAAGCTGCGCAAGCGGCTGCTCCTGCAGGGAATGACGGCGGAAGTGACGGACGGGGAAACGAAAGTCGTGCTGTGCGAGCCGCTGACCTTCATGAACCGGAGCGGCGACTGTGTGAAAAAGCTGCTGAACCGCTTTAAAGTGCCGCAGGAGAATATGATCGTCATTTATGATGACATCGACCTGCCGCCCGGAAAGGTGCGGGTACGCAAAAACGGCGGACCCGGAACGCATAACGGCATGCGGAGTATTGCCGGACAGCTTGGGAAGACGGATTTTCCAAGGATCCGCGTGGGAACCGGCGACCGTCCGGCGGGTGAGGACCTGGCGGCCTGGGTGCTGGGGCACTGGAAGCCGGAAGATAAGGAGATCATGGAAGCAGCCTTTAACAAGGCGGCGGAATGCGCGCGGCTTTGGGTGAAGGAAGGCATTGACAAGGCCATGCAAATGGGCAACAAAGGATAA
- a CDS encoding peptidoglycan-binding protein, producing MSRLKICLRTLTALMMALVLIACAVPVVVSAASGSEQTEVLETVSSYPYTTTTKVKVNLRAKRSTRSTLLKKIPAEAEITVNAVKGSWAEVEYKKYSGYVKTDYIVLKEVKKVKATPTPTPVVTLSPEEDAGGYQILQKGATGADVVSLQEALIELGFLMGQADGDFGAATEKAVIAFQQKNDYPATGIMDANIQAFLYSGQPKNSAGQKVSIKTLSPVEGVSMKKGNKGAAVTALQQRLIELGYLKGTPSGTYDTDTIGAIRSFQKKNGLLSNGTADAETRKLVHSEAAISASATATPKVTNTPAPTPTPTPTVAPPEKSLKNGDTGADVKTLQKRLKELKYYKGTVDGKMGKSTVKALKAFQEANGLEADGVAGKATYAILFSDSALAKGVTPTPAPTETVTPAPEQTATASASWPTLRKNDSGTNVAQLQEALISLGYLSGKADGNYGDQTVKAVKAFQKANGLTEDGTAGEQTQRVLYGGNAKKANAKATAAPQTATATAEPASSGALKVGSTGNDVKSLQQKLIELGYLSGSADGVYGNKTAAAVKAYQKAQKLTADGVAGSKTLSSLSSASAAANNGKATASTPTQKTSTAPSAGKVQYANWYEKVKSVARNYPYATVYDFATGISWQIHIFSLGAHADYEPVTANDTARMEKVFGGNTWNPRAVWVVFSDGSVYIGSTHSMPHEVQHIRDNNFGGHSCLHFPRTQEQVTSIGPYATKHQEIIDAGWATTQKMK from the coding sequence ATGTCACGGCTGAAGATCTGCCTTCGTACGCTGACAGCACTTATGATGGCGCTGGTATTGATTGCCTGCGCTGTTCCTGTCGTGGTTTCTGCCGCGTCCGGATCTGAGCAGACAGAGGTGCTGGAGACCGTCAGCAGCTATCCTTATACCACTACAACAAAGGTAAAGGTGAACCTGCGGGCAAAACGATCCACCCGGAGCACACTGCTGAAGAAGATTCCCGCGGAGGCCGAGATCACCGTGAACGCGGTGAAGGGCTCCTGGGCTGAAGTGGAATACAAGAAGTATTCCGGATATGTCAAGACGGACTATATTGTCCTTAAGGAAGTCAAAAAGGTGAAGGCGACTCCCACGCCCACACCTGTTGTAACCCTGAGCCCCGAAGAGGATGCCGGCGGATACCAGATCCTGCAGAAAGGCGCCACCGGCGCGGATGTTGTATCGCTGCAGGAGGCGCTGATCGAACTGGGCTTCCTGATGGGCCAGGCGGACGGCGATTTCGGTGCTGCTACAGAGAAGGCTGTTATCGCCTTCCAGCAGAAGAATGATTATCCCGCCACAGGCATTATGGACGCCAATATCCAGGCTTTCCTGTACAGCGGCCAGCCGAAGAACTCCGCCGGACAGAAGGTTTCCATCAAAACCCTGAGCCCGGTGGAAGGCGTATCCATGAAAAAGGGCAACAAAGGCGCGGCGGTGACAGCCCTGCAGCAGCGGCTGATCGAGCTGGGCTACCTGAAGGGCACGCCTTCGGGAACCTATGATACTGACACTATCGGAGCGATCCGCTCCTTCCAGAAAAAAAACGGCCTGCTTTCCAACGGTACCGCGGACGCGGAAACCCGAAAGCTGGTCCATTCCGAAGCGGCCATCAGCGCCAGCGCAACCGCCACCCCGAAGGTGACGAATACGCCCGCGCCGACACCCACCCCCACGCCTACTGTGGCTCCGCCTGAAAAATCCCTGAAGAACGGGGATACGGGCGCCGATGTGAAGACGCTACAGAAGCGGCTGAAAGAACTGAAATACTATAAGGGTACCGTGGACGGCAAGATGGGTAAATCCACTGTGAAAGCCCTGAAGGCCTTCCAGGAGGCCAACGGACTGGAAGCGGACGGCGTGGCAGGCAAAGCGACCTATGCCATCCTGTTCAGCGACAGCGCGCTGGCCAAGGGAGTTACACCGACCCCGGCGCCTACGGAAACCGTGACACCCGCGCCTGAACAGACCGCGACAGCTTCCGCCAGCTGGCCTACGCTGCGGAAGAACGACAGCGGAACCAATGTGGCCCAGCTGCAGGAAGCACTGATCTCACTGGGCTACCTGTCCGGCAAGGCGGATGGCAACTACGGAGACCAGACCGTGAAGGCAGTGAAAGCCTTCCAGAAGGCGAACGGACTGACCGAAGACGGTACTGCCGGCGAGCAGACACAGAGAGTGCTCTACGGCGGAAACGCCAAGAAAGCAAATGCCAAAGCGACTGCCGCACCGCAGACTGCGACCGCGACGGCTGAACCGGCCAGCAGCGGCGCGCTGAAGGTTGGCTCAACTGGCAATGATGTTAAATCCCTGCAGCAGAAGCTGATTGAACTGGGATATCTTTCCGGCAGCGCGGACGGCGTGTACGGAAACAAGACCGCCGCGGCTGTGAAGGCCTACCAGAAGGCCCAGAAGCTGACTGCCGACGGCGTGGCGGGTTCCAAGACCCTGTCCAGCCTGAGCAGCGCTTCCGCTGCGGCGAACAACGGTAAAGCCACCGCCAGCACACCGACCCAGAAGACCAGCACAGCCCCGAGCGCCGGAAAGGTGCAGTACGCGAACTGGTATGAGAAGGTAAAGTCTGTCGCCAGGAACTATCCTTACGCAACGGTATATGACTTTGCCACCGGCATCAGCTGGCAGATTCACATCTTCTCCCTTGGTGCCCATGCGGACTATGAGCCCGTTACGGCGAATGATACCGCCAGGATGGAGAAGGTGTTCGGCGGCAATACATGGAATCCCCGGGCCGTATGGGTCGTCTTCTCCGACGGCAGCGTCTATATCGGTTCAACCCATTCCATGCCGCATGAAGTGCAGCATATAAGGGACAATAACTTCGGCGGACACTCCTGCCTGCATTTCCCGCGGACGCAGGAACAGGTCACCTCGATCGGACCGTATGCCACAAAGCATCAGGAGATCATCGATGCCGGATGGGCGACTACACAAAAGATGAAGTAA
- the rnc gene encoding ribonuclease III has product MLDQVMKALGYTFRDEALLRRALTHPSMGKNDNQRLEFLGDAVLQYLMSDALYQAHPDDREGSLTHRRALMVCEAALSPIAKKLGLGEALIMDRGEELTGGREKPSVLCDTMEAVLAAVYLDGGMEAARGVVERCWPGEDEVARPLQDSKGALQEVLQKDGGESPTYEITGQSGPPHAPVFSATVYWRGNALAEGEGKTKKQAEQAAALAALKKIQDQ; this is encoded by the coding sequence ATGCTTGATCAGGTAATGAAAGCCCTGGGGTACACATTCCGCGACGAAGCGCTGCTTCGCCGCGCTTTGACGCACCCATCCATGGGAAAGAACGATAACCAGCGGCTTGAATTCCTGGGGGACGCGGTGCTCCAGTACCTGATGAGCGACGCGCTTTACCAGGCGCATCCGGATGACCGGGAAGGTTCGCTGACCCACCGGCGGGCGCTTATGGTCTGTGAGGCCGCGCTGAGTCCCATCGCGAAGAAGCTGGGACTGGGCGAGGCCCTGATCATGGACCGGGGCGAGGAACTGACGGGTGGCCGGGAAAAGCCGAGCGTTCTCTGCGACACCATGGAAGCGGTGCTGGCCGCGGTTTACCTGGACGGCGGCATGGAAGCCGCGCGCGGCGTGGTGGAACGCTGCTGGCCGGGCGAGGACGAAGTGGCCCGTCCGCTGCAGGATTCCAAAGGCGCGCTGCAGGAAGTGCTGCAGAAGGACGGGGGAGAATCCCCGACCTACGAGATCACCGGGCAAAGCGGTCCGCCCCATGCGCCGGTCTTCAGCGCAACAGTATACTGGCGCGGAAACGCGCTGGCTGAAGGCGAAGGCAAAACCAAGAAACAGGCTGAACAGGCTGCCGCACTGGCAGCCTTGAAGAAAATCCAGGATCAGTAA
- the asnA gene encoding aspartate--ammonia ligase has translation MNLIIPKNYNPVLDLRDTEIAIKLVKDFFEQELAKALNLTRVSAPIMVTPESGLNDNLNGVERPVSFDVLETGATVEIVHSLAKWKRQALKTYGFSVGEGLYTDMNAIRRDEVTDNIHSIFVDQWDWERIMAPSERNEQFLRDIVNRIYMTLRKTEGFVCAHYPHIKPELPDAITFVTTQQLEDEYPDKTSKEREYLAAKKYGAVFLMQVGGALRSGKPHDGRAPDYDDWSLNGDILLYDPLLDISLEVSSMGIRVDPDTLRKQLKIRGCEERAELPFQKALLAGELPQTIGGGIGQSRMCVYFLRKAHVGEVQASMWPDEVVKACRNGNIPLL, from the coding sequence ATGAACCTCATTATTCCCAAGAACTATAATCCTGTCCTGGATCTGCGGGACACGGAGATCGCCATCAAGCTCGTCAAGGACTTTTTCGAGCAGGAACTGGCCAAAGCCCTGAACCTCACCCGTGTCTCCGCGCCCATCATGGTCACGCCGGAGAGCGGTCTGAATGATAACCTGAACGGCGTGGAACGCCCCGTTTCCTTCGACGTGCTGGAAACCGGCGCCACGGTGGAGATCGTTCATTCCCTGGCCAAGTGGAAGCGCCAGGCCCTGAAGACCTATGGTTTCTCCGTGGGTGAAGGCCTTTACACCGACATGAACGCTATCCGCCGGGACGAAGTGACCGATAATATCCACTCCATCTTCGTGGACCAGTGGGACTGGGAACGCATCATGGCCCCCTCCGAGCGGAATGAGCAGTTCCTGCGGGACATCGTCAACCGGATCTATATGACCCTCCGCAAGACCGAAGGTTTTGTCTGTGCCCACTATCCGCACATTAAGCCGGAACTTCCGGATGCCATCACCTTCGTCACCACCCAGCAGCTGGAAGATGAATATCCGGACAAAACCTCCAAAGAACGGGAATACCTCGCGGCCAAGAAATATGGTGCCGTGTTCCTGATGCAGGTCGGCGGCGCGTTGCGCAGCGGCAAGCCCCATGACGGCCGCGCCCCGGACTATGACGACTGGAGCCTGAACGGCGACATCCTGCTTTACGATCCGCTGCTCGATATCTCTCTGGAAGTCTCCTCCATGGGTATCCGCGTGGATCCGGACACACTCCGGAAACAGCTGAAGATCCGCGGCTGCGAGGAACGGGCTGAGCTGCCCTTCCAGAAGGCCCTTCTTGCCGGCGAACTGCCCCAGACCATCGGCGGCGGTATCGGCCAGAGCCGTATGTGTGTTTACTTCCTGCGCAAGGCCCATGTGGGCGAGGTGCAGGCCAGCATGTGGCCGGACGAAGTTGTGAAGGCCTGCCGTAACGGCAATATTCCGCTCTTATAA